In Pongo abelii isolate AG06213 chromosome 15, NHGRI_mPonAbe1-v2.0_pri, whole genome shotgun sequence, a single window of DNA contains:
- the LOC100435204 gene encoding cyclin-dependent kinases regulatory subunit 1-like: MSHKQIYYSDKYDNEEFEYRQVMLPKDIAKLVLKAHLMSESEWRNLGIQQSQGWVHYMIHESESHILLFRRPLPKKPKK, encoded by the coding sequence ATGTCacacaaacaaatttactatTCGGACAAATACGACAACGAGGAGTTTGAGTATCGACAGGTCATGCTGCCCAAGGACATAGCCAAGCTGGTCCTTAAAGCCCATTTGATGTCTGAATCTGAGTGGAGGAATCTTGGCATTCAGCAGAGCCAGGGATGGGTCCATTATATGATCCACGAATCAGAATCTCACATCTTGCTGTTCCGGCGCCCACTACCCAAGAAGCCAAAGAAATGA